A single genomic interval of Asterias amurensis chromosome 1, ASM3211899v1 harbors:
- the LOC139948504 gene encoding nuclear RNA export factor 1-like yields MSRGNNRKDNFRSGSGGGRDGGGRSQQFYGHDDRAQDDRRRDDGGNSNWRGGHSGSDGDNWRGGRGRRGGRGASSNRGGGRDNGGGGGSGGSGGGSYGGKWRGGKGPRRGRGGGGGGGNDGGNNQGPNPRSRLQDDDGDVMMGDHDAGPSQRFNPYGRSNTNRRGGSRGRDRDNRSGSQNRSDGGSMSRLGLPINQGSRGGSGSRQGGRGKGALTWSKITIPHGRKVEKDWLLRSLQNICRVPFIPLEFHLEGEMAVFYVDDIETGNALRSLSGRITSKTGHKIIVVCRPSRPPNNKLDEGSVEAMKVCLSDRYDPSTKSLNLSQLIQDQGLKSKGVNNVLNRPQVMETVVMIISENIPEVLSIDLSNNKLYSLTIFSKLAEKATSLRSLNLAKNVMRGEADLENIKDFPLEDLILEDNPIVQRSNYTSIVRRCFPKMMRLDGKELPPPITFDLETPTVLPPVQHSFFGNEAIKKILDKFISQYFTVFDSGDRQQFIEIYHEQSCFSLTTQAVSGGPSYLKKYFSISRNLLRIKEPSQELRLFKHTKLSVVAFLNEMSPTLHDTNSFQVDLSLAQGNLVSFTVHGIFKEFNTSRSTSQLISFSRTFLAVMQPPTLCIINDHLSIRNPTQAQQKAAFISPAPTPTPSPVRVPQEAAHIASTLTSQHQEMIASFMKDSKMNIQFSTQCLSENNWDYSKAGEQFTKLHAEGKIPAEAFK; encoded by the exons ATGTCAAGAGGTAATAATCGTAAAGATAATTTTAGATCTGGGAGTGGTGGTGGCAGAGATGGTGGTGGTCGGAGTCAGCAGTTTTACG GTCATGACGATCGGGCTCAAGATGACAGGCGACGAGACGATGGTGGTAATTCAAACTGGAGGGGAGGTCACTCGGGGTCAGACGGTGACAATTGGAGAGGAGGAAGAGGCAGGAGAGGCGGAAGAGGAGCGTCATCAAACAGAGG cGGGGGTAGAGATAACGGTGGTGGTGGAGGAAGTGGCGGAAGTGGCGGAGGGAGTTATGGGGGGAAATGGCGAGGAGGGAAGGGTCCTAGAagaggaagaggaggaggaggcgGAGGAGGGAATGATGGAGGAAACAACCAAGGTCCCAATCCTCGCTCCAGACTACAAGATGATGATGGCGATGTCATGATGGGAGATCATGATGCTGGACCTAGTCAAAGATT CAATCCATATGGACGATCAAACACCAACAGGAGAGGAGGCAGCCGCGGTAGAGACCGAGACAACCGGAGTGGCAGTCAAAATAGATCGGATGGTGGATCCATGTCCAGACTAGGTCTTCCAATCAATCAGGGAAGCAGAGGAGGCTCTGGTAGTCGTCAAGGTGGACGAGGCAAAGGGGCCTTGACATGGTCTAAGATCACG ATACCACATGGAAGGAAAGTTGAGAAGGATTGGTTGCTGAGATCGTTGCAGAACATTTGTAGAGTCCCCTTTATACCTCTGGAG TTTCATCTTGAAGGAGAGATGGCGGTGTTCTACGTCGATGACATTGAAACAGGAAATGCTCTTCGGAGTCTCAGTGGAAGAATCACCTCGAAGACGGGACATAAG ATTATCGTGGTGTGCAGGCCGAGTAGACCTCCTAATAACAAGCTTGATGAGGGCTCTGTTGAAGCAATGAAGGTTTGCTTGAGTGATCGCTACGACCCATCCACCAAATCACTTAATCTCAGTCAACTAATACAAGATCAAG GTCTTAAAAGTAAAGGAGTCAATAATGTGCTAAACCGACCTCAGGTCATGGAAACAGTTGTTATGATCATTTCAGAGAACATACCAGAG GTTCTGTCCATAGATCTTAGTAACAACAAACTCTACAGCTTAACCATATTTTCCAAGTTGGCTGAGAAAGCTACCAGTTTACGAAGTTTAAACCTTGCTAAGAATGTG ATGCGTGGTGAAGCCGATCTAGAGAACATCAAGGATTTCCCCCTGGAGGATTTGATTCTGGAAGATAATCCGATAGTTCAGAGGTCCAACTACACCAG TATTGTTCGAAGATGTTTCCCCAAGATGATGAGACTA GATGGTAAAGAGCTCCCGCCTCCTATCACGTTTGACTTAGAAACGCCAACAGTCCTCCCACCGGTTCAACACAGCTTCTTTGGCAACGAGGCCATCAAGAAAATTCTGGATAAATTCATAAGCCA GTATTTCACAGTGTTTGATTCTGGAGACAGGCAACAGTTCATTGAGATTTACCATGAGCAG TCCTGTTTCTCATTGACTACTCAAGCTGTTTCTGGCGGGCCCTCCTACTTGAAGAAATACTTTTCAATAAGCCGCAATCTCCTCAGAATAAAAGAGCCAA GTCAGGAACTGAGGCTTTTCAAGCATACCAAGCTATCGGTTGTCGCCTTTTTGAATGAAATGTCTCCTACGCTGCATGACACCAACTCGTTCCAGGTTGATCTATCCCTTGCTCAG GGTAATCTTGTGAGCTTTACCGTGCATGGGATCTTCAAAGAAT TCAATACCAGTAGGTCCACCTCCCAGTTGATATCGTTCAGTCGCACCTTTCTAGCTGTAATGCAACCACCGACGTTATGTATCATTAACGATCATCTGTCAATCAGGAATCCCACACAGGCTCAGCAGAAG GCTGCATTTATTTCGCCTGCTCCTACTCCAACTCCAAGCCCAGTGAGGGTACCTCAAGAGGCCGCGCACATTGCCAGCACCTTGACGTCACAGCATCAAGAAATGATCGCCAGTTTCATGAAAGAttccaaaatgaatattcagttTTCAACACA atGTTTATCCGAGAATAACTGGGATTACAGTAAAGCTGGGGAGCAGTTCACCAAACTACAT gctgaAGGCAAGATACCAGCAGAAGCCTTCAAGTGA
- the LOC139948512 gene encoding histone H3.3A — MARTKQTARKSTGGKAPRKQLATKAARKSAPSTGGVKKPHRYRPGTVALREIRRYQKSTELLIRKLPFQRLVREIAQDFKTELRFQSAAIGALQEASEAYLVGLFEDTNLCAIHAKRVTIMPKDIQLARRIRGERA; from the exons ATGGCTCGTACCAAGCAAACTGCTCGTAAGTCAACTGGAGGTAAAGCTCCTCGTAAACAGCTGGCCACCAAGGCTGCTCGTAAGAGTGCGCCCTCTACTGGTGGGGTCAAGAAGCCCCATCGTTACCGCCCCGGTACTGTGGCTCTCCGTGAGATCCGTCGCTACCAGAAGAGTACCGAGCTTCTGATCCGCAAGCTGCCTTTCCAGCGTTTGGTCCGTGAGATCGCTCAGGACTTCAAGACAGAGCTGCGATTCCAGAGTGCTGCTATTGGAGCTCTGCAG GAAGCCAGCGAGGCCTATCTGGTCGGTCTGTTTGAGGATACCAACCTGTGCGCCATCCACGCTAAGCGTGTCACCATCATGCCGAAGGACATCCAGTTGGCACGTCGTATCCGTGGAGAGCGTGCTTAA